TTCTCTTGCGGAGGCTAGCCAAAAATTTCCTCCATTAGTCACATTCTTTATGCAGAGTAATTAACAAATGTGCTCACTTCAGTGCGTGTGAAAGAAACTTACGACAACATATAtgatagaaataaaatacaacaCAACAATAAACACATTAATGTTAAAAATGATTTTACAAGGGACCTAATATAATAAGGTTAGTTCGATGTTTAATCTGGAATAAGACGTGTCTGGCTCtcttttaaattattatgtagATAATGACATTTATATTAGGTGTTACTTTAGTTTAAACTTAAGTTAATTCGgtttaaatacaataaatatccAGCATCTATTACCATCGACAGTTGTACATTGAAATACCTACCACGGTAGCACGCTACTTACGTTTGAATGAACCTATTTTAGTGGCGACAAATATGTCTATCTCCGTATcttcttgttttatttgcaTTTTTCCGGTTTCCTTATTTAATATCTAGGgtccataaaatatattttaatttactaaTACAACATGCATAACCAACACGTGAGtttgttttgaaaattcaaAAAATGCCAAATGCCAAATTGACTTTGACGTCCTCGACTTCGTACCATTTCGTTATACGTGTGTTATACGTATAGTATTTGAcacaaaatcaaagaaatacagctggtcaaccaaatcttatcagtaaaaaaaggcgcgaaattcaaattttctatgggacgatatcccttcgcgcccaattcgcgcctacattttttaaatttgccgcctttttctactgacaagatctgcttgaccaagtatatctttgtcttacactagtactagcacccaaaagaaaaagattAGTATAGTTTTTTAAGTTCCTATTTGCTGACAAATTTGGTATGACCTTGATTCCAAAGACGTTGTTTTTTAGTCTTTCAGAAATTCTTAACTGAAAAAAAAGtctgttaagatcggttttcctaggatagcggtgccgtcatatagcggccgtctccatactaaattatacggctaaatatggatgtcgtagtatttgtatggagacggccgctatatgacggcaccgctttcggaggaaaccaaagctttaagcCATTTCCGttagtagaaaagagcggcaaatttaaaaaatgtaggcgcgaaggtttatcatcccatagaaaaattgaatttcgcgcctttttctactgacaaacttgtttgaccggctatacctTAATAACTTggtataaatcaataaataattccGGTTGATACTTACATGCAATTCGGACTAGAAGGAAAAACTCGATGGCAGCGCTACGGCAAAAGTCAGAACTAGTTTATCGCCATATTTTGTGATGGCGACTGATATTTATAGATCGTAAGGGTGTTGTTTTTTATCAATAATAAATGCTCTAAAATGGAGGAAACAAAAGTTATTTACTACATAGACGACGAGGAGACGCCGTATTTAGTAAAAATCCCCATATCCCCGGAGAAAGTGACGTTAGTAGACTTCAAGAACCAGTTGAATAGGCCGAACTACAAATTTTTCTTCAAATCTATGGACGATGATTTCGGTGTTGTTAAAGAAGAAATAGTTGATGACAACGCTCATCTGCCGTGTTTTAACGGTCGTGTTGTGTCGTGGCTGGTGTCCGCGGAGGGCTCTAACCCGTCCGACGGAGCATCACAGTGCACGGACAGCAATGCAGGGAAAGCGAAGACTGCCGCCCACGGGGCTCCGTCGGCGCCTCTCACACGGGACACCTGCACGGATACGGACAGTACGATAAGTTCCCGCCCCGGCCACAGAGCGTCCTgcgacaaatacaaatacagagGCTTGAGAATAAATGGTCATTCCAAGTACGGCAACCATGGGTTGGAATACGAGACCGCCTCTGTCCTTAGCTCTGACCTGGACTCTACGAGTCTCTTCGATAGCCAATCAGAGATCACCACAACGACAGGGAGACACACAAACGCCTCAGTAGACAGAGCACTAACTGAATGCAGCAGCGTATCACATTTACAAGTCAGTAACAGAAAAAGACCTCAACGGCGACGAAAGCGACCTCAAGTAATGTCTAGAACCTCATCCTACTCATCTATAACGGACTCCACAATGTCCATGCACATTATAACGGTGACATTAAACATGGATACAGTGAATTTTCTTGGTATCTCAATAGTGGGGCAGTCAAATAAGGGCGGGGATGGTGGGATCTATGTTGGGAGTATCATGAAAGGAGGTGCGGTGGCCCTGGACGGAAGAATAGAGCCAGGAGACATGATACTGCAGGTAAGAATTATGTTCGTATATAATATTTCACCTTCACCGTCATAATTTAATCATTGAATTATATACTTCCTAAATACGGGCCTTTTGGGCACTACGAAGTGGGTAAGAAAATTGGTGTGCAAAGGGTGTTTGTGCACATTTTTTTGGTGCGCATGTTCACTCTGCATTATGAGCAGGCCTATCTTTACTTTTGAAATCTTTGAATTCAGTAGCCTGGCTCTTGATATCCTTGGTAAGTCAATTTCTTCCCAGCTCAGTATGTAATGTGAGTCTAAGTGACACAGGATACATCATTATTACATTACTGTAGACAACAGGATGTTGTTATTATGGCCATTTATATTGTGATTCTTAAAGAATAAGATTTTGATATTCTGAATTATATTGTTACCATCATCCAATGTCCAGACAAACCCAGAGTGATGTATGGTTGTAGATAGATTAGGTAAGGATTAGGAGATAGtaaaatcactacaccttataaaagaCAGTCCCCCGCCACGTctgtttgtgtgtgtatatatgttcgcgataaactcaaaaactactgaacatattttcatgcggttttcgccTATCAagagagtgattcttgaggtttaggtgtataatttgttaaggttttgtgtaaccagtgcaaagccggggcggggcactagcatttattaaaaaaacaaaaaatttaacAAAGTGTTATTCATATTAGTTATTTTTGAAATGCAACTAAAGGATCTTATGAGGTGAATTGGGATAACTTCGTAAGTGGAATAGTTTTGAAAATTGCGTATATAGTATGTACATACTCACGTCACGTCAGTCACGTTTCACGTTCTGTGATTGTTGAGCCATGTAGGGTTCTAGCTAAGTTTAGCTaggacttcgtccgcgtggtgTTAGTAAtgtgggtagcttatttttgatccagtctgctttttatcgattcccagtacaaacttccaccccctttttcacccccttaaaggatgacttctgggattaaaactatcctatgtacTTCCCCGGGAcacaaactatctctataccaaatttctaaatcggttcagcagtttacGCGTTAAGAGgtagcagacagacacacttttgcatttataatattagtatgaatTATATGAATTTCAGGTTAACGATGTGAACTTCGAAGACATGACGAACGATGAAGCAGTGCGTGTGCTAAGGGAGGTGGTGCAGAAGCCGGGGCCCATCAAGCTGGTGGTTGCCAAATGCTGGGACCCCAACCCGAAGGGGTACTTCACCATACCAAGGACCGAGCCCGTCAGACCTATTGACCCTGGTAATTTTTAAACAGTTTTATATTGCAAGAGACTTGGTAAACACCAATGACAATCCGAGTAGGCTGAAAAGGTGGCAAATACTGCGGCTAGACCAGAGGCACTAAGTGGCACTAGAAGATAAATTCTATCAAAGTCAAGAGAGAGTATTTAATGGAATATCTCTCAAAAACCTCAAAAAAGACATaacatctgattatggctaaaACAGCCAGCAGCAGCAGTGCAGATAAAATgagagaaaaaaaagttttatattggagtgaagcggtggtggccgagtggatatgatgcccgactttcaatccggaggtcgcgggtttaaatcctggctcgtaccaatgagtttttcggaacttatgtacgaaatatcatttgatatttaccactagcttttcggtgaaggaaacatcgtgaggaaacctgcataaatctgcgaagaaattcaaaggtgtacgtgaagtccccaatccgcattgggttagcgtggggactatagcccgagccctctcgcgcatgagaggaggcctgtgcccagcagtgggacgtatataggctcaaaatattttattacttattatttattatattggagTGTTGTAAGTTAAATCTGACCcgcttcccggtttccgatgaagatgaaaatttgcatacatatgtaagtctggtgacaatgcaatattacggtaccatcgagctgatctgatgatggagacaggaggtggccataggaactctgtgataaaacaacgcagcctaattgtgtttggggttgttagagttttctcgatgaatattagtcgcccgtggaaagaaaagtacagtcagcgataaaatcttgtaacatatatatttttgacaaaaacttattttctttaacgcctttaaaaaaaaacatttattccaAGTAACTGTGTGACTCATAACATAACTCTCATAAGTACAAATAGcaacatatcaacattaaacaaacaaacattaagacatataacattaaaatataaaacattatAGCAACTGTGGTAGGCACATTGGCAACCATCATCTACTTCTCAATGTGTCTACCACAGTGCTGCCGGGCGCATGAAGTCCGCAGCAAaatgtgacatacggacagaacTCGTCCGCAATAATTTCCAGGACGCTGTCGGAGCGTGAAGACGTGTATTTCAGATTATAAtcagtgatgtaccgactatagttttggccgactagccgactaatcgacgctcggatggccgattagtcggccgactagtcggctagtcggccaagttcataatcgttacttccCGATAAACCGATTACATTGgtatggcaactgtagtagctTTATCCAAGTCCGCATgcattagaaaaacatttttttgctccttgcgtcgtcgcgctttcaatatcaactgaaagatgttctgtgctactgcgacgatacaCCCTATACgtgaatttaatatgaacacacGCTCATTTTGTACCCTAGATACGTATTTGAGTAaaatgggcatgtaacatttgattaattatagtattgtatatatgtattatatgtatatgtgttgtgtatacagtgtgtaggtaggtataaataattttagtagtatgtaagtttatgtattgtattattgttgTAGAACTAAAATTTAAAGGTATTCTTTCTagttaaaaatttagttttttttgcacctcctaattatatcatttttcatttctccactacctaaaggttgtctggaagagatcgctctttagcgataagaccgcctgttgtttacctctgtcttcatgtattatttgtgtttccatgtacattctgaggttgtgcaataaagaggatttgtattgtattgtattaatcttggcttgttattttatttatgtactgttttctgtaattaataatatgccgactaatcgccgactacaagtGTGGCCgtatagtcggctttcccgactagtcgacACATCCCTAattataataggctacatgactaatttttttttatggtatcaatcgatcgggtttgtttttaggatcaaatgtctatatgggacccattgcattaaagtaacacaaaagtcagaaattgtagtcaaagtccgacagtcgcacttcactcgcgaaacgccctatacaaaacggccagaggccgtgacgtcatcgcccatcttgtagtatggacaaaacaaaaaaattgcgtttttgtcggtgaaatattgcgtttatgtatatagttgctatacaatatttttttggatgaaatgtaaggaatcgaacggtacccttacttttatcgttttcggaagttaaaaaaaacttaaattttgaaactttcacgtcctgtatttttgtaatttttcaatattttattttaatatccacattattgtgataaattgctcgtttgactattttactagattttgttataaaattcaacatgtgtcatcatccctgatgtctcgatgagtattagttgtctgtggaaagaaaagtacagtcatcgataaaagcttgtaccaaaaatgttttttttgccaaaaacttatttacacaGACATTACTTTTAGTTCCTGTGGTAAACTTCGGTACCCATCATCagaatattttcaatattttcatgTTCCAAATCCTTACGACTGAAACACTAATGTAAAACAGAAGCCTTAGCCAGGacgtatattaaatattaaataaatgcattcCCTTAAAATAAGTAGATCCATTCGgcatttttatagaaatcatgTAGGTAATTGGCCAGTAACTGGCCCTTTTTTGGTGGCCAtttattgaaagctggccagttattgaaaccttatactaaaatgaataaattcaTTACTGTACGGTTACTGTATAGTACTAACAGAGCCACTTTTAACTGTCCTGGGGGCCTAGATAAGCTGACAATCGTAcctcgacaaaaaaaaatgaaatgtgactagagtctgtgcggaaacagaAAGTCGTAGAATGTGTTGGAATCATACATTACACGACtcttcaggtcctgtaattttgtaatttttcaatattttattttaatatccacattattgtgataaattgctcgtttgactattttactagattttgttataaaattcaacatgtgtcatcatccctatcgtcccgatgagtattagttgtctgtggaaagaaaagtacagtcatcgataaaagcttgtaccaaaaatgttttttttttgccaaaaacttatttacacaGACATTTACTTTTAGTTCCTGTGGTAAACTTCGGTACCCATCATCagaatattttcaatattttcatgttccaaatcttggaggatataatcaaacggagacgccatgtctgtaattttctgtacaaaacagtctgccgatttttgcgggggaggggaacgtcaaatgtatacgtaacgtaaaaatagccatgtcagataaacgtcagtccatacattgtgtatgaccgttggccgcctattttcgacagaggggaaattctgttaatggctactccgtttagttgtatcttccaagtttttggaagtttaaaaagaactta
The DNA window shown above is from Cydia amplana chromosome 25, ilCydAmpl1.1, whole genome shotgun sequence and carries:
- the LOC134659624 gene encoding segment polarity protein dishevelled gives rise to the protein MEETKVIYYIDDEETPYLVKIPISPEKVTLVDFKNQLNRPNYKFFFKSMDDDFGVVKEEIVDDNAHLPCFNGRVVSWLVSAEGSNPSDGASQCTDSNAGKAKTAAHGAPSAPLTRDTCTDTDSTISSRPGHRASCDKYKYRGLRINGHSKYGNHGLEYETASVLSSDLDSTSLFDSQSEITTTTGRHTNASVDRALTECSSVSHLQVSNRKRPQRRRKRPQVMSRTSSYSSITDSTMSMHIITVTLNMDTVNFLGISIVGQSNKGGDGGIYVGSIMKGGAVALDGRIEPGDMILQVNDVNFEDMTNDEAVRVLREVVQKPGPIKLVVAKCWDPNPKGYFTIPRTEPVRPIDPGAWVAHTQALREAYPPPPPPLSALPGLGAGSERGASDASTLPAGGLEPQLSVSCDMALVVRAMLRPDSVSTLVLLISLCPGLEIRDRMWLKITIPNAFIGADVVDWILQHVAGIADRRDARKYASHMLKAGFIRHTVNKITFSEQCYYVGGELCCDMAALRLRAPDADSLASDTLAPLPNPHMMGPGYLPYAGSYGYQPIPFKYTSCVTSEHTIYGYNREESVLSGSGGSSAGSDLTTKEHAGTRENEAKSASSGSGASVAAEGGAGAGQTGRRSHSHSSGSERAQDRPVLFL